The genomic interval CAGTGAATGCCCAGTTTTCTTGTTCTTCTCTGTAAGTATATTGAGTATGTTACACATAGTAAGATTCGCTTGCCCCTTGTATCATTCTGTATTGACCTTGGGCACATAATTTAGGTAAACACAAGTGGCCAgtttgttggtgttgctgaaATGGCTGGTCCTGTTGATTTTGACAAGACAGTGGATTATTGGCAACAAGACAAGTGGAATGGATGTTTTCCAATTAAGTGGCACATTGTCAAGGATGTTCCCAACAACATCCTGAAGCACATTACATTGGATAACAATGATAACAAGCCTGTGACAAACAGCCGTGACACACAGGAGGTATCTTTTCTCAATAACTGTTGCTAAGAAGTGCTTATTGTAAATGGGACAATTGCACAAGGCTGTTAATGTTTGCATTATTTTAGATAGTCACCCGTCATTCTTTTGAgataattcaaatttcttaTCATGGAATTGGATTGATCATTCAGTTCATGAAAACATAAGCAGTGATATGTGTTAATTTCTTCAACATTTTTATGGTCATTGGTGGATTGCTGTGGACCAGATGGGCCTTCATGTGTGCAGATATGCCTTAAGATTTGGTCACTTTTTTCTTCTAAGTGTGAAATATTATGATGTATCACTATGGGGTGTGATTCACATATTGACCATGAAACCATGAGTGTGATCGATCCTTTCAATAGCATCCATGAATGTTAACAAAAATCTCCATAATGCTGCAGGTTAAGCTCGATCAAGGTCTTGAAATGATCAAGATTTTCAAGGACCACATCAGTAAGACCTCAATCTTGgatgattttggtttttacgAGAACCGGCAAAAGCTGATGCAGGAGAAGAGAGCAAAGCAGCAGCTGCTTCAAGGCCAGGCAAGTATTATTCACTCATAGCCGCATAGGGCCTTGTCTGGTTAAATATGTTCAGAATGTCAGCAGCATTGAGAGCTGGCGGTGATGATAGTCTCTGATGCCTCTGTCCTTATTCATTTTGTCCACCAGGGCTCTCTTGACAATCCTTCTCATGAAAAGGAGAAGAATGCCATTGATGGGAAATCCACAGTGCCAAAGCAGGAATTGAACAAGGAGGGCGCTCCTGTTGTCGGAGAAATGCCGAACGCCTCAAAATCTGCAGTTGAAAACGGTGTAACAAATGGCAATTAGCGCGATATATTTTCTGCGCTTATTGCCACAGCCGAGCAGTCCGATTGTGCAAGTTCTGATGGTTCGCAGTGTGGTTGAGACTTTGGTTGGACTTGGCAACTAAATTTCGTAACAGACTTTTTATAGGCTGGGTGCCTGGGGAGTGGGTCAGTTCTTACTTTGATTTTAGCCTGCGTGACTGGTTATTTGCGTCTTGCTGTCAGTGTTAGGTCTCATATTATATTACTATGACATCGGGTTTTATGTAACCTTATCATTTCTTGCTTTTGTATCTTTTTCCTTTAGCTTTTTTGAATCTGTTAGCGAAGCAGCCAATTTTCCATAAATTTGAACAACATTAAGGTAGTTTTTCTGAGTTTTGCAGTACTGGAGAAgttaataagacaaaaaaaattctgggtTTTGCTGGTCTTTTCATTGTGTTGTAATCTGCTTGATGTACCAATGTGCTAATACCATCAGTTAATCTTGTGCATTAGAGGCTGTCTTGAAGGGTTGTACCCTATCGTGGATCAGAGTCTCAGAAGAATCAGGACCTAATTGTGTTCGGTTACCAAATTAGGTGGGTCACAAAGGGAAGGCAATTGACCATATTACTAACTTTAGGTTTTATTCCTTTCCCCCTGTACACTGATTTATGAACTATTAAAAATGGAATTACAGTTCCTATTACAATAACAAGGAATAAACAATGTAGATAGACTCtccctgtttttttaaaaaatgtaattattaccataaatttttattctgtatcacaatataaatattttttttacactaTTTAAAGTCTCTATGTTGCGAAAGTGCAAGTATTTCtacaaattttatcttatatcaCAATGCAATTACTTTTGACATTATTTACagtattacttattttattcattcaatttttaaattttatctttatgtaTCCCACTCATCTCTATTTATCtctttttaaccttaattttgaaCTTATAAATGCTTTTAAGTTGAAATGGAGGTATGGAGgtagcatatatatgtatactcgATCTGACGATCTGCTTGATGCGTGTTTTTTGAGCATAcgagatatatattttctaaattttatgatAGATATTTAATGATAGGATTAATGGCTATTACCCTATATTCCAGGTTACAATATGGGTtggttttctagatttatatatataatataataaatttggacatatatatatacacacatataataTACACTGGTTAACACATAATGCTGATTAACACATAATGCTGAGAAAACATCTTACAACGTAAATCCACGTAAGGATAAATTAAAatcctattttaaaaatataagacgaTCGACttctatgtaaattattttataaaaataatattgttttaacAGTTCGAGAATATGGTGCATGAAAGACCGTAAAAAAGCGAAAATTCAGCACGTAAGAACATAACCTTACTAGATGAATCACACACCTAGGAGCCCACGAACATGCAAATGAATTGTTCTAGTTTTCTAATCGttcattttcaaaatatatctatctagGATGAGATGAAATACATCGTAAGATTAGAAATATGTACAGAACTAGGTACTAGAATATGTCTTATTTCGTACTAGATTATAATATTCTGAGacatagaaatatattttggttGATGCTACCTCCTACGTCCTTATctaacataaaaataagatacGGCAAATCTACTATGATAATGGAGGACTTTGTGCCAAACATAAGCATGTAATCATGAATGGTTACGGAGaagaaaattgatattatacCATTGTCAAAACTTAGCTTCGATGAAACAACATTTCAAATGTGGGATTCCGCATAACACCAATCTCAAACTGCACAACACTCTAAAATGACATACTTTGCTTTgtactaaataaaaaattacaccTGCTCAACCTCTATCTCATATAAAAGGGGATCGATTAGATCGAGCAACACCATTTGGGATGGAGTAGCCGTGTGTGCATCTGTGttgaatttttcatttttgcctAGAACGACCAGTACGCTAGTCCGTCCTAAATCCACTTCAGTCTTCAGGCATGGTCGACtaaacaatttatgttgtatttttgcaatttttgaatttaaaatgctAGTTTCTATGGACTTAAAATGTTATGGGATAGcttcactatattttttttgtcacattTAAAGCAAAATTTGCATATGTATATTAAGTCCACGCTATTATGAAATTATGGAGACCGGAGTAGTAGGCAGTAGCACCCAATGAAAAATTCTTGTAGACGCCAATGAACATAAGAATCCTCTCATGGTTTAGGAGCggtttgtttggagggactaCTTATGGATTAGTCCCTCCactttaattccttttagcccctaaaatatcaaacatgGAGACTAATAGAGACTAAAACTATCTAGGTCCATAAGTCTCTAGGGGAGgtgctaaaagggactaaagaCCTATAGCACACCTACTCTACTACTCTAGGCTTATAGCTATGTGTATATGTTGTGTATTATTGAATATGTTATTTAATAAggttttagtcttttttagtCTCTCTAAACAAACAAGGTAGGACTAAATAAGACTTATGTTTTAGTCTtaggactaatttttagtcctaggacttATGGAAATAAACAGCACCTTAGTTTCACTCGGTTGTATCAGTAGTCTATTATTAATGACTAAGAAAAAAGTTAGCGAAAATTGGAAATAGGACGTCCAAAAACATTTAAGTAACTATGGATCTTGAGGACACTCCAAAAAATCACGTAATTAGCTGATGGATCTTGAGAATACTCTCAAccttattttgttatatttggTTCAAGTGGACCGAGAAACAACGAGAAAAACACTAATTTACCCCTGTCACTGATAAGACGATTCAGGTCAAATGATTCATGCCCACCTGTGACCTGTAATTGATACCATGCCCATTTTCCGAAGAAAAGTAACCTATAAAGTAATAAACTCATGGTCACGCCTGCTAGTCAGACCTGTAATTGATACCATGCCCATTTTCCAAAGAAAAGTAACCTATGAAGTAATAAACTCATGGTCACGCCTGCTAGTCACTATGAGTTATACATACATGGCACACATGGTCACGCGTGTTAGTCACTATAAGTTATACATACATGGTACAGAGGCAAATTTTTTGGAGTGTCTATGGCCGCCATACATGGTACAGAGGCAAATCTTTTGGAGTGTCTATGGCCGCGTTCACCTCTgcctctaagttaacttaactctttttttttcacgcgaACGCTTTTCAAATtgttaaacgatgtatttttgtaaaaaaaattatatgaaagttgttttaaaaaatcacattaatctattttatatttttaaataattaataattaattaattatatactaatctattacaatattttataagttaacttaccacaCCTAACAACCGAACGCGGGCTATGTCCTCATTACACATTTTTAAGAGTGTCCTAAAGTCATTCATGTCTTTGCAGTGTTCTACAGTtaagtacatatttttttaatattcccTATACATTTTTTGAATATTCCACAATAACTTTTTTACATAGCAGCGTCATGTGTTCAAGGACTTATGTGTCCAACTGTAGAGAAGATAACTACATGTAACCAATGTATGTGGTCGGCTAAACCCACAacgtttttaaataagaagtatcccctccgtttcacgatgtaagactttctagccttgtctaaattcattaactagtgaatgtattttatatctatatgaatttagtcaaggctagaaagtcttacaatatgaaatagagataGTATCTGATTTCATACTACTAAAATAATATCAGTCACTTTTCTTATCCCTTAGATAATGATTCAATGTTTCTCATTACTTCCCTGACAAAACAAAGTACCTTCTTTTTATAGAAGTTCAAAAGCTCACTTGGAACATATGAtgccaaaaatacattaatagaaaataatacaGGTTGAAGTGTATGGGATACCAAATCCCATAGTAAAAAggaatatatttaaaagagaATATGTTTGGGTGGCtcacagaaaaaacataagGATTTTGATGGATTGTAGAGGGAGAGAAGATAGACAAAAATAGAAGATGTATCTGATttctcaaagaaaaaacaaaatgagatTTGAGCCAATGTGAAAATTTCTACGAAATCGGGGTACTGGAATGTAATACAAGAGAATTTAACTACCtccaatattatatattacaaacaaccaattttggaaaaaatattgatttgaTGCCTATAAAAATCCTTTAAATAAAAGGAGGCccaaataataaattattttaatctatataaattgcaaaattagatgaaataaacttacagtttaaaatttagaagatAAGGTGCAAAAAGATTCCgacttaataaaaataaagtagatTCATATATGATGACAAAACCATacttaaaactaattataattaCACATTGCATATAACAGCAGGCTTAGCTTGGCAATGTGCAATTTATGTGACTAAAAATTTGCAGATTTCACAAATTTTAGGtgactaattaaaatttacatattgcACTTAAAATGAGCTAAAACTTTACAAAATTCCAGGCACTTGGAATCAAGCAAATGCCTTCAAAATAACAACACATaagattttctcttttcatataaaagtttatgtGAGCACAATGCAATTAACAACACATGGGTGCCCATGGTTCCTTCAAGCTAAACGAAGAATCATAAGTTGACAGCACAGGTTAGACTAGACCATTGGTAAGCCATTAGCTaaacaaaaggagaaaaaagcaCGATCCGAGCCCAGTTCAGATGGTTAGGcatcaaagttttaaatactGAACTTGACACAGATGTGGCATTGCGActttgttccaaaaattttcagtcACCTTTCTTCCATAGTGGCAAATATGATAAAtggctttttttaaaattaccaCTTGTTTTTCTGTATTGAATGGATACCACTAGAATGATAattttagtaatatttttataattttcttgtgATAGTTTGACAACATCGATTTAaaacaacaatatatttacagtgGCCCtatataattagcaaattatAGGAGCTACCCATCATCGGCTCATCGGTATGCCCAATTGCGAAAATATGCCAAATGATGTATTAGAGAAATGCTCATAATTTCttggtaaaagaaatttacATTTGTGTTTTTTGCCACTTAAACACCGATGTTCAatcaaactataataaaaaaagtcaaaacgattctaaaattaaattttggtaacggCATATGTGTTTTAGCTAGGCTAAAAAATAGAGCCTCAATAGTCAATACCATTTGGACCACACAGGTGCTCGTAATTACAGTTCCGTTCTAAAATTTTCCGGAGTTACCTTCCTTCCATGATGCCAAATATAATCAACAAACTGTGCGATCTACCAACAAGATCATCCGGACCACAGCTACCGATGTagggtggtgtttgggacaagggacttatttttcgtcccttgtcccatcaaatatttggacgcttattataaatagtaaacgcaTACTATTAATCAAActtatctataatcttggactaattcgcgagacgaatatattgaacctaattaatccatgattagcctatgtgatactacagtaaacatgctctacttatggattaattaggtttaaaaaatttgtctcgtggattaccactcatttataaaattagtttttttattagtctatatttaatacttcaaattagggTCTAAACATTCATATGACATGGGGGTAAAAAATTTAGCACCCATCTAAATACCCCTAAACACCCCTAGATCATCTGGACCACACAGCATAAGCACTACACCTATCACGTACGGTGCTTCTAGATCTCACTGTCTCAGATTTTAATAGAGAATATAGGCAAGCAGTCATTCATATGCtgcttagagcaggtacagtaGGCAGAccataagccaactataaacatatttaaagagataaaaggaaagagaagagTAGTGTGCTACTGATTTATAGCCAGTTGCAATATGGGCTCcaagacacagtgtgtgtatgacatgtaggatcatatattaatattttataggtaactattgtatgaattgattattaaattgactatagatgaattagtgcTAGTAATTTAGctaacttgctcttatattaTGCATGGCACATTTATAGCTTAATAGTAAAAGCTTGTATGCATGGCACAGTAaaagtttctctcttctcccccATGAAGCCACATCACACTCTGTTTGTAGACTTTGGATCACCCTAACTGTCTGTTGCCTTTGGATCATTTATCGGTGTAATGTCTCTATTGTCTAGTTGTCatctcatttaatttatttctagtACTTTACCCGTTGATTTCTGAAGAAGATACCCAGTATCTTAATATTTTGAGTAATTTTCGCAAAACTACAGATAGTTTGATTAAACTAccacaaaactacagatttaatgACAAAagtatatgtagttttgtgaaatttagtttaatattttacaattgAGTGATATTCGAATGGGTAAAATTGTCAAATtgtaaaacaacaaaacaatctAATTTACAACTGatttttacttatatactacattcatttcatattataagactttttagtattgtctaaattcatcgatcgatgaatatatattatttatatatatgtttagattcattagtattcatatgaatctagacaaggctaaaaaatcttatatcatGGAACGGAAACGGAGGGATTACCATACAGATTCCGGTGACAACGCGTGCAGAGTTTCCTCTGATCCCGTGCTTATTTATATGTCAAATCAGTTGCCAATGtgtgagctgagctgagctgagctgagcgatgtgtgagctgagctgagctgagttTCCTCCTGGCCTCTCTACCTAGTCAGTGAACGCCACGCACTGGCCGTGCCCATGGCTGAGCCGAAGACCAACGGCGTGGCCGACGTGGTGGCGCCGATGATGCTGCACGGCCGCGTGGCCATtgtcaccggcggcgccggcggcatcgGGTCGGCCGTGTCGAAGCACCTCACGTCACTCGGCGCGCGGGTCGCGGTCGCCTACGTCGGCGACCCCGCGCCGGCGAAGGCGCTCGTGAGCGGAATCAACAACTCCgtgcacgcggcggcggcggcggacggcggcgggccgAGGGCCATCGCGGTGGAGGCGGACGTGTCGGACGCGGCGCAGGTGAGGGCGCTGTTcgacgcggccgcggcggcgttcggCGGGGAGCTCCACATcctggtgacggcggcggccgtgctgGACTTCTCGTACCCGGCGCTGGCGGAGACGAGCGAGGCGTCGTTCGACGCCATGTTCGGCGCCAACGCGCGGGGCACCTTCCTGTGCTGCCGCGAGGCGGTGAACCGgctggcgcgcggcggccgcggccgcatCGTGACGTTCTCGTCGTCGGGCGTCGGGTCGCTCCGGCCGGGCTACGCGGCGTACGCGGCGAGcaaggcggcggtggaggtgaTGACCAAGATCCTGGCGCGCGAGCTGCGGGGCACGGGCATCACGGCCAACGTGGTGGCGCCGGGCTCCACGGCCACGCCCATGTTCTACACCGGcaagacggaggaggaggcggcgcgctaCATCGCCGAGGCCCCGCTCGGCCGCCTCGGCATGCCCGAGGAcatcgcgccgctcgtcggcTTCCTCGCcagcgacgccggcggctggGTTAACGCCCAGGTCGTCCGCTGCAACGGCGGCACCATCTAGC from Oryza brachyantha chromosome 3, ObraRS2, whole genome shotgun sequence carries:
- the LOC121053897 gene encoding NADPH-dependent aldehyde reductase-like protein, chloroplastic; this translates as MAEPKTNGVADVVAPMMLHGRVAIVTGGAGGIGSAVSKHLTSLGARVAVAYVGDPAPAKALVSGINNSVHAAAAADGGGPRAIAVEADVSDAAQVRALFDAAAAAFGGELHILVTAAAVLDFSYPALAETSEASFDAMFGANARGTFLCCREAVNRLARGGRGRIVTFSSSGVGSLRPGYAAYAASKAAVEVMTKILARELRGTGITANVVAPGSTATPMFYTGKTEEEAARYIAEAPLGRLGMPEDIAPLVGFLASDAGGWVNAQVVRCNGGTI